The DNA segment TCATTTATGTGGTCGATTTCGCGCAGATGAGCGAGGCCTCGCCTGAAGAACGGATGTTCGTCGCAGGGTGCGACTCCGGGTCCATCTTCCAGAACGTCTACCTGGCCTGCGCCTCGCTGGGGCTGGTTACGGTGGTCCGGGCCAACGCGGACAAGTCCGCCCTGGCCAGGGAAATGAACCTCGGCGCGGACCAGATGGTCACGCTGGCGCAGACGGTGGGGTACCCGGCGGGATAAACGCCGGGGAGCGTGCCGGAGGGGAAATCAGGGCCTTTCCTTCAGGAGATCCACCAGTTCGTCCACGCTGCGCACGATGGCCTCGCAGCTGGCGTGGATCATGGCGTTGACGCACGCGCCCGGAACGTCTCCGGCCCGGCGGAAGTCGGTCCTGACGCCGACGACGGGGATGCCCCTGGCGTGGGCGTAGCCGATCTCCCAGGCGGTGCCGTCGTCCACCTGGGGACCGTCGAGCAGGGCCACCACCAGGCCGCAGGCGGCCAGGGCGTCCCGGCAGTCTGTCATGATGACGCGCGGGGCGTCCGCTCCCCATTTGGCGATCTCGTCCTGGTCGAACAACTCGAAGGGCCAGATGACCGTATGGCCGGTCTCGACCTCGATGCGGGCTTTCGTGGCGCGGTGCCACTGCCGATCGGCTTGCGAAAAAAGTGGTCCGGCTAGATAGATGGTAGGCATGACGGTCCTTTGCCAGGGAGAGGCCGTCCAGACAAGAGGCCTTTGGCCTGATTGGGCGCTAGGCCCCTGACAGGCGGGCTGTCACGGAAATTCCTTCCGGAGCAGTTCCATCACCCTTGCCGAAGCGGCTTCCAGCCCCTGGAAGAACTCCCCGGCCAGCGCGGGGTTCATGCTCCTCCCCGCCTGTTCGATGTCCAGCGCGCACTGCCGGACCGCCGCCGCCCCGATCACTCCGGAGGCCCCCTTGAGGGCGTGGGCGGATTCCACAAGCTGTGTATGGTTCCTGTCGATCAGGGCTTGCCGTATTTCAGCAACCCGCCGGGGCAGTTCCCTCTTGAAGACCTCCACCAGATTGCCATGAAGCTCAGGCTTGGACGCAAACTGGGATGCTGCCCACGCCCTGTCCAGGTCCGGCAATCCCGTATCGGCTTGTTGCGGCCCGCACGCTGCGTCGGGGGGCAGGGCTCCCCCGCTCATGGCCAGTTCCACTGCCCGAATCAGTTCATCCAGCTCCACCGGCTTGGCGACGTAGCCATTCGCACCTGCAGCCAGGAACCGCTCCCGGTCGCCCTTCAGGGCGTGGGCGGTCATGGCCACGATGGGGATGTCCGGGTCGAACGCGCCCGACCGGGAGGACCTGATGATCCTGGTGGCTTCCAGCCCGTCCATCACCGGCATGGAGATGTCCATGAGGATCAGGTCGTAGCGCCCGGCGCCCAGCATCTCCACGGCCTGCTTCCCGTTGGCGGCGATGGCCACAGTATGCCCGGCATCCTTCAGGAAGGTCTCGGCGAACATCTGATTCATCCGGTCGTCCTCTGCCACGAGTATCCGTAGAGGCATGTTCCCCCCGATTCCGGCGGCTCCGGATGAAACGGCCCCTGCGGCCGTGCCGCACGCATCGCCCCCCGAGGGCTGGAGCGCGAACACCGCCGTGAACTTGAACGTCGCGCCCTTGTCCGGCTCGCTCTCCACCCATATGTCGCCGCGCATCATGCCGATGAGCTTCTTTGAGATGGCCAGCCCGAGCCCGGTGCCGCCAAAAAGCTTGGTGGTGGAGGAATCCGCCTGGGTGAAGCTCTCGAAGATGGTCTCCAGCTTGTCCTTGGCGATGCCTATGCCTGTATCGCGCACCATGAACAGCAGGCGGGTCATTTGCACGCGGGCCTCGCCCCCCTCTTCGGCCTGGACGGGCGGCTGCGGCCAGACCGACAGCTCCACCACCCCCTTCCGGGTGAACTTCAGGGCGTTGCCCACCAGGTTCACGAGAACCTGGCGCAGGCGCCCGGGATCGCCCTGGAGCGTGTCCGGCACTATCGCGTCAACGTGGAGCTTCAAGGCCACGCCTTTGTTCTGGGCCTGATGGGCGAAGCTCTTCATGATCTTGTCCAGCAGGGGACGCAGCGCGAAACGGTCGGATTCCAGGTCGAGCCGCCCTGCCTCGATTTTGGAAAAATCCAGCACGTCGTTTATGATCTGCATGAGCGAGGCTCCTGCGTCCATGACGCCTTCGAGGAACTCGCGCTGCTCGTCGGAGAGGTCACGGCGCAGCACCAGCTTGGTCAGGCCCAGGATGGCGTTCATGGGGGTCCTGATCTCGTGGCTCATGTTGGCCATGAACTCGCTCTTGGCCTTGCTGGCCGCCTCGGCGGCGTCCTTGGCCCGCTGGAGTTCGTCCCTTATGCGTTTGCGCTCCGTGATGTCCACGATCAGGCCGTCGTAGGCGGCCACGCTGCCAGAGGCGTCCCGCCTGGGGACGAGGGTGGTGGATATCCAGCGGACGCTGCCGTCCTTGTGGAATATGCGGTGCTCGAACTCGGCCCCCCCCTCGTCGGAGAGCGCCCGCAGGGAGCAGTCCATGACCGCCGCCCGGTCTTCGGGGTGGATCATCTTGTGCCAGAGATA comes from the Fundidesulfovibrio putealis DSM 16056 genome and includes:
- a CDS encoding nucleoside 2-deoxyribosyltransferase, with the translated sequence MPTIYLAGPLFSQADRQWHRATKARIEVETGHTVIWPFELFDQDEIAKWGADAPRVIMTDCRDALAACGLVVALLDGPQVDDGTAWEIGYAHARGIPVVGVRTDFRRAGDVPGACVNAMIHASCEAIVRSVDELVDLLKERP
- a CDS encoding PAS domain S-box protein; translation: METTSREELEAALAAARVRIAELELALARGPQAESSRPHGLVPDLGLDARESRVMLNQVLDALPVRVFWKDADLNYLGCNKPFAADAGFDSPDALIGKNDFEMAWTEQADAYRADDRAVLASGMGKLGYEEPQTTPDGNQIWLRTTKVPLYDADGAIRGVLGAYEDITRRKRIEQALRESEEKHRAIVTAFYGMIYICSADFRITFMNQALIALLGRDATGENCHKALHGRDSACPWCVNDRVMKGETVRWEMFNEQFGRWYYNANTPIYHADGTTSKLALIIDITERKMAEQALKDSEARYRRLLGSVTSYIYTVTLDAGEAVRTIHGSGCEAVTGYTAEEYDADPYLWHKMIHPEDRAAVMDCSLRALSDEGGAEFEHRIFHKDGSVRWISTTLVPRRDASGSVAAYDGLIVDITERKRIRDELQRAKDAAEAASKAKSEFMANMSHEIRTPMNAILGLTKLVLRRDLSDEQREFLEGVMDAGASLMQIINDVLDFSKIEAGRLDLESDRFALRPLLDKIMKSFAHQAQNKGVALKLHVDAIVPDTLQGDPGRLRQVLVNLVGNALKFTRKGVVELSVWPQPPVQAEEGGEARVQMTRLLFMVRDTGIGIAKDKLETIFESFTQADSSTTKLFGGTGLGLAISKKLIGMMRGDIWVESEPDKGATFKFTAVFALQPSGGDACGTAAGAVSSGAAGIGGNMPLRILVAEDDRMNQMFAETFLKDAGHTVAIAANGKQAVEMLGAGRYDLILMDISMPVMDGLEATRIIRSSRSGAFDPDIPIVAMTAHALKGDRERFLAAGANGYVAKPVELDELIRAVELAMSGGALPPDAACGPQQADTGLPDLDRAWAASQFASKPELHGNLVEVFKRELPRRVAEIRQALIDRNHTQLVESAHALKGASGVIGAAAVRQCALDIEQAGRSMNPALAGEFFQGLEAASARVMELLRKEFP